The DNA window ATTCATTTTCCATAGCTTCAATAATCCTGGTATCCTGAAAATCTGGATTAATAATATGATTGTCCTTCAAGAATCGGTGTATTCTGATAAAAGAAGATTTTTGATCTACAAGTAGATTGTGATTTTCATCAATGAATTTTTTGTCTTTCAAAAAATCAATGAAAATTTCTGAACTGTTTTCACCTATCATAATATCAGATAGGCGAATTTCTCTTTTTGTTTTGCTTTCTAAAGCAAAATATAGAAGAAGGGTAGCTTCAGCACCGTTGAGAAAATTCCCCTGCAACTTCATCATATTACTTGAACTTATTAGGGTGTTAGATTCTTTTCTGTATTGGCCTAAACAGTATTGGATCTTCTCTTCAAAATTATGATTTCTGGATGCGTCAATGTCTTTGAAGTGAAAACTGAAAAAATTATCCAACTTTTCGTACCGAATCAAAAACTCATTTTTCATTTTTTCAGTAAGAACAATTTTGCCAGCTTTCTGTTTGGCTTTGTCAATTCTTTTTGATAGCAACTTTTGAATTCTTTCTCCTCTGATCCGATAATAAATCATCATAGGATAACCTACAAATTCTTCCCAAAAGTTCCATTGTCCGTATAATTTCTTCTGATCCATAAACTAAATTAATAATTATTTAAAAACTTCGTTCATATAATTAACTTTATCATCTTCACTTGGTCTGTAATAGGCATTGAAGACCTCTAAACTCGTATGTCCTGTGTAACTCATAATCACTTTGTCCGGAACTTTATTGTTCTTCATTATCGTAATAAAGCTTCTTCGGGCGGTATGTGAAGATATTCTTTCCCAGAACTCAGTTTTCTTTTCGACAAGTTCATCCCCATACTTCATTGTCTTTTTGATATCCTCTGTGAAGTCCATTTTCTTGAAAACTTCTTTAATAAATTCATTCATCTTTTGATTGGAAATATTTGGAAGTTCATAATCGTATTTTTCAAGAATTGCTCTGGAAATACTGTTTAAAGGAATTGCCAAATTTTTGGATTTACTTTTCAGATCAATCACTCGTATAAAGTCTCCTTGAATATCTTCTTTTGAAATAGAGCTGTAGTTTCCAAAACGCATTCCGGTTACACAACCAAATACAAATAGATCTCTGACCCTTTCCAATCTCTTACTAGTGCTGAAATCATATTGATGGATTTTTTCTACCTGCTCGTAGTTAAGTGCTATCTCGTCCGTTCGGAACTTAGGAGGTTTTTTAAAATTGATAAAACCATTGTTGTAAGTGTATTTTTTGCTCAAAGTCCAATAAAAGAACGTTTTTAACAATCCCACGTTTCTATGGACGGTATTGGCAGAATGGTCTTTTTCTTCAATACAGTATTTGAGAAACTTATTATAAATCTTTTCATCGAAATTCCCTAAGCTTAATTTTAGTTTATATTCCTCTTGGAAATTCTCTAACAACTTTTTGTTATATTCATATCTGTTTTTTGTTGATTTAGATATTCCTTTTCCTGAATAATCATTTTCTTTTTCTTGAACAAATTCATCGTAGATTCTGAAAAAATCATCCTTTCTTTTGATCTTTTTAAATTCTTCATCAAATCGTTGTCTTATAATATCAATTGTTATCTCTTCTCCGATGTTCTTGTAACGATTGACAATTTCGGTGAAATAACCGATGTATCTATCGAGTTGTTTTTTTATACTTCTATGGCTCTCGGCTCTTTTTGTTCTTCCATTTAGATCGTTAGGTTGTCGGTTCTCGAAATCCCATTCTTCGGGTTTAATTTTTTCACCAGTAGAATAGATAAAATTCTTATTTTCATTTCCAAAATAAGAACGGAAGTAAATTAATGTTTCCTTTTCGCTGTTGGGTTCTTTAAGTTTGAAGGTAGAATTCATAAGGTGCTAAATTAGGTGCTAATACTTTCATAATTAAACATAAAAACAACTTGTTTTCATTGATACAAATATACTTAAAATATTGATAAATAGGATACTTATACAAAATTAGATATGTTAATTTTAACAAGGTTCATTTCCCTCACTCTCCGCAGAAACAAATGAAACCTACTGATTATCAGTAGGTTTTTTTTATTTTCTATAAATTTCAATTCAATTATCAAGATTAAAGCTTGATATCGTATGAAAGGCATCTATTTCTGTATTCTTTTCGCCTTGAAAAGTATCATAATTAACGACTAATAATTTGCCTTTATAGATAATAGTTTCACAAGGGTTATCCAGTTTTCCATCGGAACCGTCTGCATTGTCATTTTCCCAAATCAATGAAATGATATTGGTATCTAAGTTGAGTTGATGTACGCTGTTATTTTCATAATTGGCAATAAAAATTGAATTCCTTTTTTCATCATAAAAAAATCCATCACAGCATTTTAGCTCATCTGAATCGAAAACTATTGTATTCGATTTTACTTTTCCGTCCCTGTCAAATTCCAGTTTATGAATAACACCATCTCCAAAGTTTCCTGCATACAAATTCCCTTTTTTATCAAAAGCGATCCCGTCAATTCCTATCGTATATTTAGTAACTTCTGGTTTTAAGGTAAAAGTTGCAATAAGATAATTTTTCTTGTTAACTGAATCTAAAAGGATATTTTTAGCATTTAATTCCTTCAATGAGAAACTGTAAATTCCGCTTTCTCTTCTGTTTTTAAATAATGCATCTGTTATATAAACCCTGTCCTTAAACCACCTTACGGCTTCTCCAAAATTAAATCCTTCAACCAAAACTTCAGCATGTAAAGGTTTTCCGTCTTTTACAATAATTCTGATCAATCTTGAGAAATTTTCTTTTCCGGTAAAAAACTGATTATCCATGAAATATAGATTCCCATCGGGACCAAACTCCATTCCCATTGGATGTACTTTTTTAGTAATAGGATGCAATGGGAGTTTGTCAAACCAAACTACGGGTTTATCATTTTTATCAAAAGTGAGAATTTTGCTGCCATGTTTATCAAATGTAATTGGGTTTGTGATCGATAAATATAAATTTCCTTTTTTATCTAAAGCCATTCCGTCTGGTGTTTGGCAAGTTTCCCCCAGATCAGCAAACAGGGTTGGCTTGATGAGTTTAGAATTTTTATTGTAGGTTATTTCTTGTTTGCTTACTTGCGAAAACAAGTTTAAAGTATTCATTAGCATGAGAATAGCAAGTGTTTTTTTCATTTTTTTTAGTTTAATTATTTCTTTTTAAATAGGGTTTTTATTTTCGAATATTACTTAACAGAGCGGCCAATAGAATAATAAATCTGATCCTTTTGGTTATTTTAAGCGAATATAATCACGTCATTATGATCTTGTTTTGTGCACAGATGAAGAGCCCATTTGGGCATTCAAATAATAGATTCTTACATTTTATCGAATTCATATGCTGAAACATAGTTTTTATAAGCTAAAACAGACTATTCATATTAATTGGTGAACTTTATTTCTATATTTTGTTACTTTGCTGTCAATTAAAATAGGATATGAGTTTTATCAACAGAATTGACTTAAAAAGAATGGCTCTCCATTGTCTATACTGGATTTTATTTTTGCTGTTTTCTTTTTCAAATAAATCTGACAATGAAGATTCTTATGCATTCATTTTTATTTATTCCTTTAAAACTTTAGCACAAGCAGCTGTTGCCTATGGTTTAATCTATTGGATTGTGCCGGAAACATTAAATAAAAAAAAATATTTACTTTTTGTCATTTTTGCTTTAGGCTGGATTTATATTATTCTCGCTTTTTTAATGATTTTAAAATTTTATTATCTCGAACCCAAATTCCCAACTTTCTTCAATGATTGGCTTGGACATAAAATGACGCTTGTTGAACGTCTTACTTCGGGCAGTCTGATGATAAGAGAGTCCTCTTTTATCACATATCCTGCAATTATTTTAGGATTTATCAGTTTTAATCGCAAACAACAGAGGCTTTTAAAATTGGAAGAAGAAAAAAAATCAATCGAATTAAAGGTGCTGAAAAATCAACTAAATCCTCATTTTCTATTTAATACTTTAAATAATCTATATGCTTTAACACTAAAAAAAGACGATAGAGCGCCTGAAATAATTGCTAAATTATCTGAGATCTTAGACTTTGTTTTATACCGTTGCAATGAAGATTATGTTCCTATTGAAAAAGAAATAGCGCTGATTGAAAATTATATTGCTTTGGAAAAATTGCGTTATGACGAAAACAGATTGGATATTTTATTGACGAAAGATATTCAGGAAAGCAATAAAATTTCGCCTTTGATTGTATTGACGTTTATCGAAAACGCCTTTAAGCATGGTGTCATTAATGAAACTGAAAAAGCAACAATCAGACTGAATTTGGAAAGTAAAAAAGAACAGATTATTTTTAGTATTGAGAATACAAAACCTCAAAATGAACTGGCTCAAATGACAAACAAATCTAAAATTGGCTTAGAAAACGTCCGGAAACAATTGGATTTATTATATCCAAAAAGACATCAGCTGGAAATTGAAGAAACCCAGATGTTTTATAAAGTTAAACTTTGTTTGAAAAACCAAAACAGAAAAGAACTTTTATAAGACTGGCAACAGACGATTCAAAATCATTAAATTAGCTTTTAGAATTCAAACTACTTATCTTAAATGAAACATAGGTGTATTATTGTTGACGACGAACCTTTTGCGAGGGAATTAATCGCTTCTCATTTGGCTCATTTTGACAATTTTGAGGTAATAGATTCTTTTGAAAATGCATTAAAAGCATATTCTTTTTTAGAGCATCATTCTGTTGATCTTATCTTTTTAGATATTGAAATGCCTTTGATGAAAGGAAATGATTTTTTGAAAAAACTAAAAAACCCACCTAAAGTAATTTTTACAACTGCTTACAGAGAATATGCCGTTGAGGGCTACGAACTTAATGTGATTGATTATCTTTTGAAGCCGATTACTTTTGACCGTTTTTTTGTTTCAATAGAAAAATTTAAGCAATTTCAAACTCCCGGAAAAGAAAGTGATACAGCATCTGAAAGTCATATTTTTGTAACAAGTGGCAACAAAAATATTAAAATTATCTTTGATGAAATTTTGTATATTGAAAGCCTGAAAGATTACATAACTATTCATTTGGAAAATGGAAAATCACATCATGTAAAACAGAATATCTCGGTTTTTGAAAAGTTATTGAATTCTGAGTTTATCCGTATTCATCGTTCTTTTATTATTCAGA is part of the Chryseobacterium lactis genome and encodes:
- a CDS encoding sensor histidine kinase — its product is MSFINRIDLKRMALHCLYWILFLLFSFSNKSDNEDSYAFIFIYSFKTLAQAAVAYGLIYWIVPETLNKKKYLLFVIFALGWIYIILAFLMILKFYYLEPKFPTFFNDWLGHKMTLVERLTSGSLMIRESSFITYPAIILGFISFNRKQQRLLKLEEEKKSIELKVLKNQLNPHFLFNTLNNLYALTLKKDDRAPEIIAKLSEILDFVLYRCNEDYVPIEKEIALIENYIALEKLRYDENRLDILLTKDIQESNKISPLIVLTFIENAFKHGVINETEKATIRLNLESKKEQIIFSIENTKPQNELAQMTNKSKIGLENVRKQLDLLYPKRHQLEIEETQMFYKVKLCLKNQNRKELL
- a CDS encoding LytR/AlgR family response regulator transcription factor, which codes for MKHRCIIVDDEPFARELIASHLAHFDNFEVIDSFENALKAYSFLEHHSVDLIFLDIEMPLMKGNDFLKKLKNPPKVIFTTAYREYAVEGYELNVIDYLLKPITFDRFFVSIEKFKQFQTPGKESDTASESHIFVTSGNKNIKIIFDEILYIESLKDYITIHLENGKSHHVKQNISVFEKLLNSEFIRIHRSFIIQTKKITAYTKNEIEINSVEIPIGISYKENWLNYLETYILK
- a CDS encoding SMP-30/gluconolactonase/LRE family protein, whose amino-acid sequence is MKKTLAILMLMNTLNLFSQVSKQEITYNKNSKLIKPTLFADLGETCQTPDGMALDKKGNLYLSITNPITFDKHGSKILTFDKNDKPVVWFDKLPLHPITKKVHPMGMEFGPDGNLYFMDNQFFTGKENFSRLIRIIVKDGKPLHAEVLVEGFNFGEAVRWFKDRVYITDALFKNRRESGIYSFSLKELNAKNILLDSVNKKNYLIATFTLKPEVTKYTIGIDGIAFDKKGNLYAGNFGDGVIHKLEFDRDGKVKSNTIVFDSDELKCCDGFFYDEKRNSIFIANYENNSVHQLNLDTNIISLIWENDNADGSDGKLDNPCETIIYKGKLLVVNYDTFQGEKNTEIDAFHTISSFNLDN
- a CDS encoding tyrosine-type recombinase/integrase — its product is MNSTFKLKEPNSEKETLIYFRSYFGNENKNFIYSTGEKIKPEEWDFENRQPNDLNGRTKRAESHRSIKKQLDRYIGYFTEIVNRYKNIGEEITIDIIRQRFDEEFKKIKRKDDFFRIYDEFVQEKENDYSGKGISKSTKNRYEYNKKLLENFQEEYKLKLSLGNFDEKIYNKFLKYCIEEKDHSANTVHRNVGLLKTFFYWTLSKKYTYNNGFINFKKPPKFRTDEIALNYEQVEKIHQYDFSTSKRLERVRDLFVFGCVTGMRFGNYSSISKEDIQGDFIRVIDLKSKSKNLAIPLNSISRAILEKYDYELPNISNQKMNEFIKEVFKKMDFTEDIKKTMKYGDELVEKKTEFWERISSHTARRSFITIMKNNKVPDKVIMSYTGHTSLEVFNAYYRPSEDDKVNYMNEVFK